From the genome of Phycisphaerales bacterium:
CGTGGAAGCGGCGGCGGGAGAACTCGTCCTTGAGGCTCTCGGGGTCCCCGCACTCGATAAACCGCGCTTCCGGGAACTCGCCCGCGAGCTCGCGCAAGGCGAGGGCGCGGTCGTCGGCGCTGTCGTCAACGAGCACGATGCAGAGCGGCTGCTGTGGCTGTGTCGCCATGGCTACTCGTTCACCTCCGGCACTGCCCCCATGATGAACCAGTACATGTTCAAGGTTTGTATCACCTGAACAAGACCATCGATGCTTACGGGCTTAAGAAGATATGAACTCGCCCCGAGCTCGAACGCCCGGTTGACGTCCGGGGCCTCGCGTGACGATGTCAGCACCACCACAGGCAGCCGCCGCAGCGGCGTCGGCTGCGCCCGGATCCACTCCAGCACCTCGTGCCCGTTCTTCCGCGGCATCTTCAGATCCAGCAGGAGCATCACCGGCATCGGGTTGGCCTGGCGGTCCGCGTACGGCCCGGCCCCCGCGAGGTACTCCACCGCCTGCTGCCCATCGCGCACCACGTGCAGCGGGTTCGCCACCCTCGCCTTCTTGAACGCACGCTGGATGAGCAGGACGTCATCCTCCTCATCCTCGGCCACGAGGATCGACCCGGTGGTGGGGGGCGCTGCCGACGATGCTGTGAACTGCGTCATGCCGCTTCTCCGCTTGGGAGCTCGAACCAGAACGTGCTGCCCGCGCCGGGGGCCGACTCCAGGCCCACCCGCCCGCCCATCCGCTCCACCCCCTTGCGCACGATCGCCAGGCCGATGCCCGTGCCGGGATACGTGCGGTCGTCGTGCACGCGCTGGAAGATCCCGAACAGCCGCGATTGCGCCTCCTTCGGGATGCCGATGCCGTTGTCCTCGAACCAGAGCCGAAT
Proteins encoded in this window:
- a CDS encoding response regulator, which gives rise to MTQFTASSAAPPTTGSILVAEDEEDDVLLIQRAFKKARVANPLHVVRDGQQAVEYLAGAGPYADRQANPMPVMLLLDLKMPRKNGHEVLEWIRAQPTPLRRLPVVVLTSSREAPDVNRAFELGASSYLLKPVSIDGLVQVIQTLNMYWFIMGAVPEVNE